One region of Thunnus albacares chromosome 8, fThuAlb1.1, whole genome shotgun sequence genomic DNA includes:
- the LOC122987485 gene encoding uncharacterized protein LOC122987485 isoform X5 codes for MKLFMCCLILLPFATTAQIRARRENVLSFLNAYRNPPSKPVKEQDSEEDMSEAKSTEIFDTDGVTEPGVSDTNLEGESRDAFKDLDSYEITIPKAVEKDKAPSRRKMGVDKDNMGQMDMSSKLVWDYGSRGYSGPQGALVEVHRASREHIDLISEEGVMVSSQEAGNLQRKQVSHFSGDQVTDSASQGIDLQRKASSGRAAGLNGMLAPGRSRELLDQDSLEDNNGRPAAVGNSRDIDYDETKEFISSETYPLAPPQHMPSSFSAPANIQAS; via the exons ATGAAGCT CTTCATGTGTTGTCTGATACTTCTTCCATTTGCGACTACAGCCCAAATCAGAG cccgcagagaaaatgttttaagcTTCCTGAACG CATATAGAAACCCTCCCAGTAAACCTGTGAAAGAGCAAGATTCTGAAGAAG ATATGTCAGAGGCAAAATCTACAGAGATTTTTGACACCGATGGAGTTACAG AACCTGGAGTATCCGATACAAACCTTGAAGGTGAAAGCAGAG ATGCATTCAAAGACCTTGACAGCTACGAGATCACGATTCCTAAAGCTGTAGAGAAAGATAAGGCACCATCAAGGAGGAAAATGGGAGTGGACAAAGACAATATGGGGCAGATGGATATGAGCAGCAAACTGGTTTGGGACTATGGAAGCAGAGGGTACAGTGGACCACAAGGGGCCTTGGTGGAGGTACACCGAGCAAGCAGAGAGCACATTGATCTTATCAGTGAGGAAGGAGTGATGGTGAGTTCTCAAGAGGCTGGAAAtttgcagagaaaacaagttaGCCATTTTAGTGGAGACCAAGTGACTGACAGCGCCAGTCAAGGCATCGACCTCCAAAGAAAGGCTTCATCAGGAAGAGCTGCTGGGTTGAATGGTATGTTGGCCCCGGGCCGAAGCAGAGAACTGCTGGATCAGGACAGTTTGGAGGACAACAATGGCAGACCTGCTGCAGTCGGCAACAGCAGAGATATAGACTATGATG AAACCAAAGAATTTATTAGCTCTGAAACGTATCCATTAG CACCTCCACAGCACATGCCCAGTAGCTTCTCTGCTCCAGCCAATATTCAAGCCTCTTGA
- the LOC122987485 gene encoding uncharacterized protein LOC122987485 isoform X4, whose amino-acid sequence MKLFMCCLILLPFATTAQIRARRENVLSFLNAYRNPPSKPVKEQDSEEVDMSEAKSTEIFDTDGVTEPGVSDTNLEGESRDAFKDLDSYEITIPKAVEKDKAPSRRKMGVDKDNMGQMDMSSKLVWDYGSRGYSGPQGALVEVHRASREHIDLISEEGVMVSSQEAGNLQRKQVSHFSGDQVTDSASQGIDLQRKASSGRAAGLNGMLAPGRSRELLDQDSLEDNNGRPAAVGNSRDIDYDETKEFISSETYPLAPPQHMPSSFSAPANIQAS is encoded by the exons ATGAAGCT CTTCATGTGTTGTCTGATACTTCTTCCATTTGCGACTACAGCCCAAATCAGAG cccgcagagaaaatgttttaagcTTCCTGAACG CATATAGAAACCCTCCCAGTAAACCTGTGAAAGAGCAAGATTCTGAAGAAG TAGATATGTCAGAGGCAAAATCTACAGAGATTTTTGACACCGATGGAGTTACAG AACCTGGAGTATCCGATACAAACCTTGAAGGTGAAAGCAGAG ATGCATTCAAAGACCTTGACAGCTACGAGATCACGATTCCTAAAGCTGTAGAGAAAGATAAGGCACCATCAAGGAGGAAAATGGGAGTGGACAAAGACAATATGGGGCAGATGGATATGAGCAGCAAACTGGTTTGGGACTATGGAAGCAGAGGGTACAGTGGACCACAAGGGGCCTTGGTGGAGGTACACCGAGCAAGCAGAGAGCACATTGATCTTATCAGTGAGGAAGGAGTGATGGTGAGTTCTCAAGAGGCTGGAAAtttgcagagaaaacaagttaGCCATTTTAGTGGAGACCAAGTGACTGACAGCGCCAGTCAAGGCATCGACCTCCAAAGAAAGGCTTCATCAGGAAGAGCTGCTGGGTTGAATGGTATGTTGGCCCCGGGCCGAAGCAGAGAACTGCTGGATCAGGACAGTTTGGAGGACAACAATGGCAGACCTGCTGCAGTCGGCAACAGCAGAGATATAGACTATGATG AAACCAAAGAATTTATTAGCTCTGAAACGTATCCATTAG CACCTCCACAGCACATGCCCAGTAGCTTCTCTGCTCCAGCCAATATTCAAGCCTCTTGA
- the LOC122987485 gene encoding uncharacterized protein LOC122987485 isoform X2 — MKLFMCCLILLPFATTAQIRARRENVLSFLNDALGTTTEKTISANITAYRNPPSKPVKEQDSEEDMSEAKSTEIFDTDGVTEPGVSDTNLEGESRDAFKDLDSYEITIPKAVEKDKAPSRRKMGVDKDNMGQMDMSSKLVWDYGSRGYSGPQGALVEVHRASREHIDLISEEGVMVSSQEAGNLQRKQVSHFSGDQVTDSASQGIDLQRKASSGRAAGLNGMLAPGRSRELLDQDSLEDNNGRPAAVGNSRDIDYDETKEFISSETYPLAPPQHMPSSFSAPANIQAS; from the exons ATGAAGCT CTTCATGTGTTGTCTGATACTTCTTCCATTTGCGACTACAGCCCAAATCAGAG cccgcagagaaaatgttttaagcTTCCTGAACG ATGCACTTGGCACAACTACTGAAAAGACCATATCTGCAAATATCACGG CATATAGAAACCCTCCCAGTAAACCTGTGAAAGAGCAAGATTCTGAAGAAG ATATGTCAGAGGCAAAATCTACAGAGATTTTTGACACCGATGGAGTTACAG AACCTGGAGTATCCGATACAAACCTTGAAGGTGAAAGCAGAG ATGCATTCAAAGACCTTGACAGCTACGAGATCACGATTCCTAAAGCTGTAGAGAAAGATAAGGCACCATCAAGGAGGAAAATGGGAGTGGACAAAGACAATATGGGGCAGATGGATATGAGCAGCAAACTGGTTTGGGACTATGGAAGCAGAGGGTACAGTGGACCACAAGGGGCCTTGGTGGAGGTACACCGAGCAAGCAGAGAGCACATTGATCTTATCAGTGAGGAAGGAGTGATGGTGAGTTCTCAAGAGGCTGGAAAtttgcagagaaaacaagttaGCCATTTTAGTGGAGACCAAGTGACTGACAGCGCCAGTCAAGGCATCGACCTCCAAAGAAAGGCTTCATCAGGAAGAGCTGCTGGGTTGAATGGTATGTTGGCCCCGGGCCGAAGCAGAGAACTGCTGGATCAGGACAGTTTGGAGGACAACAATGGCAGACCTGCTGCAGTCGGCAACAGCAGAGATATAGACTATGATG AAACCAAAGAATTTATTAGCTCTGAAACGTATCCATTAG CACCTCCACAGCACATGCCCAGTAGCTTCTCTGCTCCAGCCAATATTCAAGCCTCTTGA
- the LOC122987485 gene encoding uncharacterized protein LOC122987485 isoform X3 has translation MKLFMCCLILLPFATTAQIRARRENVLSFLNDALGTTTEKTISANITAYRNPPSKPVKEQDSEEVDMSEAKSTEIFDTDGVTEPGVSDTNLEDAFKDLDSYEITIPKAVEKDKAPSRRKMGVDKDNMGQMDMSSKLVWDYGSRGYSGPQGALVEVHRASREHIDLISEEGVMVSSQEAGNLQRKQVSHFSGDQVTDSASQGIDLQRKASSGRAAGLNGMLAPGRSRELLDQDSLEDNNGRPAAVGNSRDIDYDETKEFISSETYPLAPPQHMPSSFSAPANIQAS, from the exons ATGAAGCT CTTCATGTGTTGTCTGATACTTCTTCCATTTGCGACTACAGCCCAAATCAGAG cccgcagagaaaatgttttaagcTTCCTGAACG ATGCACTTGGCACAACTACTGAAAAGACCATATCTGCAAATATCACGG CATATAGAAACCCTCCCAGTAAACCTGTGAAAGAGCAAGATTCTGAAGAAG TAGATATGTCAGAGGCAAAATCTACAGAGATTTTTGACACCGATGGAGTTACAG AACCTGGAGTATCCGATACAAACCTTGAAG ATGCATTCAAAGACCTTGACAGCTACGAGATCACGATTCCTAAAGCTGTAGAGAAAGATAAGGCACCATCAAGGAGGAAAATGGGAGTGGACAAAGACAATATGGGGCAGATGGATATGAGCAGCAAACTGGTTTGGGACTATGGAAGCAGAGGGTACAGTGGACCACAAGGGGCCTTGGTGGAGGTACACCGAGCAAGCAGAGAGCACATTGATCTTATCAGTGAGGAAGGAGTGATGGTGAGTTCTCAAGAGGCTGGAAAtttgcagagaaaacaagttaGCCATTTTAGTGGAGACCAAGTGACTGACAGCGCCAGTCAAGGCATCGACCTCCAAAGAAAGGCTTCATCAGGAAGAGCTGCTGGGTTGAATGGTATGTTGGCCCCGGGCCGAAGCAGAGAACTGCTGGATCAGGACAGTTTGGAGGACAACAATGGCAGACCTGCTGCAGTCGGCAACAGCAGAGATATAGACTATGATG AAACCAAAGAATTTATTAGCTCTGAAACGTATCCATTAG CACCTCCACAGCACATGCCCAGTAGCTTCTCTGCTCCAGCCAATATTCAAGCCTCTTGA
- the LOC122987485 gene encoding uncharacterized protein LOC122987485 isoform X1 — MKLFMCCLILLPFATTAQIRARRENVLSFLNDALGTTTEKTISANITAYRNPPSKPVKEQDSEEVDMSEAKSTEIFDTDGVTEPGVSDTNLEGESRDAFKDLDSYEITIPKAVEKDKAPSRRKMGVDKDNMGQMDMSSKLVWDYGSRGYSGPQGALVEVHRASREHIDLISEEGVMVSSQEAGNLQRKQVSHFSGDQVTDSASQGIDLQRKASSGRAAGLNGMLAPGRSRELLDQDSLEDNNGRPAAVGNSRDIDYDETKEFISSETYPLAPPQHMPSSFSAPANIQAS; from the exons ATGAAGCT CTTCATGTGTTGTCTGATACTTCTTCCATTTGCGACTACAGCCCAAATCAGAG cccgcagagaaaatgttttaagcTTCCTGAACG ATGCACTTGGCACAACTACTGAAAAGACCATATCTGCAAATATCACGG CATATAGAAACCCTCCCAGTAAACCTGTGAAAGAGCAAGATTCTGAAGAAG TAGATATGTCAGAGGCAAAATCTACAGAGATTTTTGACACCGATGGAGTTACAG AACCTGGAGTATCCGATACAAACCTTGAAGGTGAAAGCAGAG ATGCATTCAAAGACCTTGACAGCTACGAGATCACGATTCCTAAAGCTGTAGAGAAAGATAAGGCACCATCAAGGAGGAAAATGGGAGTGGACAAAGACAATATGGGGCAGATGGATATGAGCAGCAAACTGGTTTGGGACTATGGAAGCAGAGGGTACAGTGGACCACAAGGGGCCTTGGTGGAGGTACACCGAGCAAGCAGAGAGCACATTGATCTTATCAGTGAGGAAGGAGTGATGGTGAGTTCTCAAGAGGCTGGAAAtttgcagagaaaacaagttaGCCATTTTAGTGGAGACCAAGTGACTGACAGCGCCAGTCAAGGCATCGACCTCCAAAGAAAGGCTTCATCAGGAAGAGCTGCTGGGTTGAATGGTATGTTGGCCCCGGGCCGAAGCAGAGAACTGCTGGATCAGGACAGTTTGGAGGACAACAATGGCAGACCTGCTGCAGTCGGCAACAGCAGAGATATAGACTATGATG AAACCAAAGAATTTATTAGCTCTGAAACGTATCCATTAG CACCTCCACAGCACATGCCCAGTAGCTTCTCTGCTCCAGCCAATATTCAAGCCTCTTGA